The following coding sequences lie in one Halomonas sp. 'Soap Lake #6' genomic window:
- the smc gene encoding chromosome segregation protein SMC, which translates to MRLTSIRLVGFKSFVDPVTVPFDGNMTAIVGPNGCGKSNIIDAVRWVMGESSAKTLRGESMADVIFNGSTGRKPIGQASIELKFDNRDGGMGGVYAQYAEIAVKRLVTRDGQSNYFFNGQKCRRRDIADLFMGTGLGPRSYAIIGQGMISRLIEARPDDLRATLEEAAGISKYKERRRETENRMRRTQENLERLDDIREELDKQLERLKRQAEAAKRYQELKQQEYRLKGELALLRGRTLRVEQSHQESRVRELEIAVEKDVFGVRQCETRLEQAREQHDELAEVLDRHQQQFYETTTRIARLEQDQAHRRSREAQLANDIATARRDLDDQRQVSEGDQERLATIDARLEELLPEHEALEEQLEILEQALADASPALEAAEQQWSDAENHWRDASRAADRSQDQLRDLEQRIARLQTESQRRRQQRGELADVAALRNEYLECQAQRQEADQRANEFKVEREQWQQRYSDAKAAYQQAVQSRDQQRAELSQYQGELASLQALIDAALADHDPRLSETLAAHGLVDAPRLGEAISVVPGWERVISSLLAPWLNARLVDAEQLKPLPEALATEWVLIDQATHSAPSHNRLDALVTGAGALGEWLASIYYVDTNEEASTLLPALAPGESVVSREGVWRGRGWLHQQANGEGVDALLITRRRFDELAAQREQVEEALALLDEQCDAASEAIETLELTREQQVEQERAHAAILQQFAVKEQRLAQHLEHLEGRATELDDELAQLQESEAELTLTLEEQRARWHVAMEQLEAAAESRETSAAQRSHKREQREQLNLQHSPLKARQQALALERERLNAERESLRAQQARSSDSEERILLRIAELEESREMLVEPDELAGEELEELLHQREQQERRLNDTRQQAQALAEQLRNDELARQQHERNLEQSREQLQQRRMDVQALALKAATQDEQLAELGHDAEALAEHLPSDASETAWQERLENTSDKIRRLGAINLAAIEEYDQQAERRNYLEAQHAELTEALETLERAIKRIDQETRIRFRETFEQVNTGLQTLFPRVFGGGAAWLTLTGDDLLETGVAIMARPPGKKNSTIHLLSGGEKALTALSLVFAIFQLNPAPFCMLDEVDAPLDDANVGRYAKLVKEMSESVQFIYITHNKIAMEAAERLMGVTMQEPGVSRLVSVGIDEAAALVDE; encoded by the coding sequence ATGCGCTTAACCTCTATTCGTCTAGTTGGGTTTAAGTCCTTTGTTGACCCCGTTACGGTGCCCTTCGATGGCAATATGACCGCTATCGTTGGGCCAAATGGCTGTGGCAAATCCAATATCATCGATGCCGTGCGCTGGGTCATGGGAGAGTCCTCCGCGAAAACCTTGCGTGGCGAGTCCATGGCAGACGTTATCTTTAATGGCTCGACGGGGCGTAAGCCCATTGGTCAGGCCTCCATTGAGCTTAAATTTGATAACCGCGATGGTGGCATGGGCGGCGTGTATGCCCAGTATGCAGAGATTGCTGTTAAACGCCTAGTAACCCGCGATGGTCAATCAAACTACTTCTTTAATGGTCAAAAGTGTCGCCGGCGGGATATTGCGGATCTTTTTATGGGCACCGGGCTTGGCCCGCGTTCCTACGCCATTATTGGTCAGGGGATGATTTCGCGGCTTATTGAGGCCCGCCCCGACGATTTGCGTGCCACGTTGGAGGAAGCCGCTGGCATCTCCAAGTATAAAGAGCGTCGTCGGGAAACTGAAAACCGCATGCGGCGTACTCAGGAAAACTTAGAGCGGCTGGACGATATCCGTGAAGAGCTCGACAAGCAGTTGGAGCGCCTTAAACGTCAAGCCGAAGCGGCAAAGCGCTATCAGGAGTTGAAGCAGCAGGAGTATCGCTTAAAGGGTGAGCTGGCTCTACTACGCGGCCGTACGTTGCGTGTTGAACAGTCTCATCAGGAGAGTCGTGTTCGCGAGCTGGAAATCGCTGTCGAGAAAGATGTATTCGGTGTCCGTCAATGTGAAACCCGATTGGAGCAGGCCAGGGAACAGCACGATGAGCTAGCTGAGGTGCTTGATCGCCATCAGCAGCAGTTTTATGAAACTACCACTCGCATCGCCCGTCTAGAACAGGATCAAGCTCACCGCCGTAGTCGCGAAGCACAGCTAGCAAACGATATTGCCACGGCCCGCCGTGACCTTGATGATCAGCGTCAGGTGAGTGAAGGCGACCAGGAACGGCTGGCGACGATAGATGCGCGGCTGGAGGAGCTGCTTCCCGAACACGAAGCGCTTGAAGAGCAGCTAGAAATACTTGAGCAAGCCCTTGCAGATGCCAGCCCGGCTCTGGAGGCTGCCGAACAGCAGTGGTCCGATGCAGAGAATCACTGGCGGGATGCCAGTCGCGCAGCAGATCGTAGCCAGGATCAACTGCGTGATTTAGAGCAGCGTATTGCTCGCTTGCAGACCGAAAGCCAGCGCCGTCGCCAACAGCGTGGCGAGCTTGCTGATGTGGCGGCACTGCGTAATGAATATCTTGAATGCCAAGCACAACGGCAAGAAGCTGACCAGCGGGCTAACGAATTTAAAGTCGAACGCGAGCAGTGGCAGCAGCGTTATAGTGATGCCAAAGCCGCCTATCAACAGGCTGTTCAGTCTCGCGATCAGCAGCGCGCTGAGCTTAGCCAGTATCAAGGAGAGCTGGCGTCACTGCAGGCTTTAATAGATGCCGCCTTAGCTGACCATGATCCCCGTCTTAGCGAAACATTAGCTGCCCACGGCCTTGTTGATGCACCACGGTTAGGTGAAGCCATTAGTGTGGTGCCAGGCTGGGAACGAGTGATTTCCTCGCTGCTTGCCCCATGGTTAAACGCTCGACTAGTCGATGCAGAGCAATTAAAGCCCTTACCTGAAGCGCTCGCCACTGAGTGGGTCTTAATCGACCAAGCGACACACTCTGCCCCCTCTCATAATCGCCTCGATGCATTAGTTACTGGTGCTGGGGCATTGGGAGAGTGGTTGGCGAGTATTTATTACGTAGATACCAATGAAGAGGCCAGTACACTACTGCCTGCTTTGGCTCCCGGGGAAAGTGTTGTTAGCCGTGAAGGCGTATGGCGTGGGCGCGGCTGGTTGCACCAGCAGGCCAACGGCGAAGGCGTTGATGCGCTCCTGATCACTCGTCGCCGGTTTGACGAACTTGCCGCCCAGCGCGAGCAGGTAGAAGAGGCCCTGGCGCTGTTGGACGAGCAGTGCGATGCTGCAAGCGAAGCCATTGAAACCTTAGAGCTTACTCGTGAGCAACAGGTTGAGCAGGAGCGTGCCCATGCTGCGATCCTCCAACAGTTTGCAGTAAAAGAGCAGCGCCTCGCCCAACACCTGGAGCATTTAGAGGGGCGTGCCACCGAGCTGGACGACGAGCTTGCTCAGCTGCAAGAGAGTGAGGCAGAACTAACACTTACCTTAGAAGAGCAGCGTGCTCGTTGGCATGTTGCTATGGAGCAGTTGGAAGCAGCCGCTGAATCCCGCGAAACCAGTGCCGCACAGCGTAGCCATAAGCGTGAACAACGCGAACAGCTAAACTTACAGCATTCGCCGCTTAAAGCGCGCCAACAAGCATTAGCACTTGAGCGTGAGCGACTGAACGCTGAGCGCGAAAGTTTGCGTGCCCAGCAAGCCCGCAGTAGTGATAGCGAAGAGCGGATACTGTTACGTATTGCCGAGTTAGAAGAGTCTCGGGAGATGTTAGTAGAGCCGGATGAGCTGGCTGGCGAAGAGCTGGAAGAGTTACTACATCAGCGTGAACAGCAGGAGCGCCGTTTAAACGACACCCGCCAGCAGGCCCAAGCGCTTGCTGAGCAGTTGCGTAATGACGAGCTGGCTCGCCAGCAGCATGAGCGCAATTTAGAGCAGAGCCGTGAACAACTTCAACAGCGACGAATGGATGTGCAGGCGCTGGCATTGAAAGCGGCTACCCAAGATGAGCAGCTGGCAGAGCTTGGTCATGATGCAGAAGCACTTGCTGAACACTTGCCCAGTGACGCTAGCGAAACGGCTTGGCAGGAGCGCTTAGAGAATACCTCGGATAAAATTCGTCGCCTTGGGGCCATTAACCTTGCGGCGATTGAAGAGTACGACCAGCAGGCTGAGCGGCGGAACTACCTGGAAGCCCAGCACGCCGAACTAACCGAAGCGCTGGAAACCTTAGAGCGTGCAATTAAACGCATCGACCAGGAAACCCGTATACGCTTCCGGGAGACCTTCGAGCAGGTTAATACTGGGCTGCAAACACTATTTCCTCGCGTGTTTGGCGGCGGCGCTGCTTGGTTAACGCTAACTGGGGACGATCTGCTGGAAACTGGCGTGGCGATTATGGCTCGCCCGCCAGGCAAGAAAAACAGCACAATTCATCTATTGTCGGGCGGCGAAAAGGCGTTAACCGCGCTTTCTCTAGTGTTTGCAATTTTCCAGCTGAATCCTGCACCTTTTTGTATGCTAGATGAAGTTGATGCGCCTTTAGATGACGCCAACGTAGGTCGTTATGCAAAGTTGGTAAAAGAAATGTCTGAAAGCGTGCAGTTTATCTATATTACTCACAATAAAATTGCCATGGAGGCCGCAGAGCGCCTGATGGGGGTTACCATGCAGGAGCCTGGCGTATCGCGCTTAGTATCGGTAGGTATTGATGAAGCGGCAGCTTTAGTGGATGAGTAA
- the ccmI gene encoding c-type cytochrome biogenesis protein CcmI: MTPLWIAIALLLLPALWLLIAPMRSARALSDQLHHFEANDTSAEQNVAIFKRRLASLEAARERGDIDEARFAEDRLELERSLLEDTVIQTKRPLKAATSGKLVVPLVMVSVVVASVFWYQQHGAEGDLTLYAIQQEVRNDPDGSLAMYLERMEAETERQPNNPNVWSLLFPLYRDSGQPEKAAAALERLMEIDGRTPPLLAQLTQLRFFMAERELTPEVQALVDETLEQDPRQPTVLGVLGIYAFDNGDYEVAIDRWRRASANIEDSNTAASLRDGIRVAQQRLGIEPETADAAAAQSQGVRVKVSLDDALVGSVDNDATVFITARDREGELPPLAVVRAQVSELPITVVLDDAAAMSPQAQISQVRDVRLMVRVSPSGQATPQPGDLFGDLENVSVGPISEDEAANVVIDRIFE, from the coding sequence ATGACACCGCTTTGGATTGCAATTGCTCTACTATTACTGCCCGCCTTGTGGCTACTGATAGCACCAATGCGTAGTGCCCGTGCGCTGAGTGACCAGCTACACCACTTTGAAGCCAACGACACCTCCGCCGAACAGAACGTGGCAATCTTTAAACGCCGCTTGGCTTCTTTGGAAGCCGCCCGTGAACGAGGCGATATCGATGAAGCTCGCTTTGCAGAAGACCGCCTAGAACTTGAGCGCAGCCTGCTGGAAGATACGGTTATCCAAACCAAGCGGCCATTAAAAGCTGCCACTTCCGGTAAGCTGGTAGTTCCTCTTGTAATGGTAAGCGTTGTTGTCGCGAGTGTGTTTTGGTATCAGCAACACGGTGCTGAGGGCGACCTTACGCTTTATGCTATTCAGCAGGAAGTGAGAAATGACCCGGATGGCTCCTTAGCGATGTACCTTGAGCGTATGGAGGCCGAAACCGAGCGGCAGCCCAATAATCCCAATGTATGGAGCTTACTCTTTCCGCTATACCGCGATTCAGGCCAGCCAGAGAAAGCTGCCGCTGCATTAGAGCGGTTGATGGAAATCGATGGCCGTACTCCACCGTTGCTTGCTCAGTTAACCCAATTGCGTTTCTTTATGGCTGAGCGCGAGCTAACCCCAGAGGTTCAGGCGTTGGTGGATGAAACGTTAGAGCAAGATCCACGCCAGCCCACGGTACTTGGTGTGCTGGGTATTTATGCTTTTGACAATGGCGACTATGAAGTAGCTATTGATCGCTGGCGCCGCGCCTCAGCCAATATTGAAGACTCTAATACTGCAGCTTCACTACGCGACGGCATTCGTGTTGCCCAGCAGCGCTTAGGTATTGAGCCAGAAACAGCCGATGCGGCGGCGGCACAAAGCCAAGGGGTTCGGGTTAAGGTGTCTCTGGATGACGCCTTAGTTGGCAGCGTCGATAATGATGCGACAGTGTTTATTACTGCGCGAGATAGAGAGGGTGAATTGCCACCCTTGGCGGTTGTGCGCGCTCAGGTATCGGAGCTGCCTATCACCGTGGTGCTAGATGATGCTGCCGCCATGTCGCCCCAGGCACAAATCTCCCAGGTACGCGACGTGCGTCTGATGGTGCGCGTTTCACCTTCTGGCCAGGCAACGCCTCAGCCGGGTGATTTGTTTGGTGACTTAGAAAACGTTAGCGTAGGTCCTATTAGTGAAGATGAAGCGGCAAATGTTGTTATTGACCGCATTTTTGAATAA
- a CDS encoding cytochrome c-type biogenesis protein encodes MALIRTFSAAFMLLFAVSVIAGGIEVREFDDPVMEKRYRDLTASMRCPLCENQAIDDSDAPISGDMRERVYLLLQDGQSDIEIIDHMVQRFGDYILYNPRLENRTYLLWGLPIGLIFVGVLVVILMVRARRNASAKALSAEERARLDALINRERSS; translated from the coding sequence ATGGCGTTAATTCGTACGTTCTCAGCAGCTTTTATGTTGCTTTTTGCAGTAAGCGTGATTGCCGGTGGCATTGAAGTTAGAGAGTTTGATGACCCAGTGATGGAGAAGCGCTACCGTGACTTAACCGCTTCTATGCGCTGCCCGCTATGTGAAAATCAAGCAATCGATGATTCCGATGCGCCCATTTCAGGTGATATGCGTGAACGGGTTTACCTGCTGCTCCAGGATGGTCAATCAGATATAGAAATTATCGACCATATGGTACAGCGTTTTGGCGATTATATTCTTTACAACCCTCGGTTGGAAAATCGTACCTATTTGCTATGGGGGCTTCCCATAGGGCTAATATTTGTCGGGGTTCTAGTGGTCATATTAATGGTTCGTGCCCGACGCAATGCTTCTGCAAAAGCTCTCAGTGCTGAAGAGCGCGCCCGCCTGGATGCCCTGATCAACCGCGAGAGGTCTTCATGA
- a CDS encoding DsbE family thiol:disulfide interchange protein, producing the protein MTRRLLLLLLPVGFIGIALFLYQGLGINPSDRDSALMAREFPAFEASTLRDENRRVDQTLLTGEVTLVNVWGEWCPACKQEMPQLLELADNNIRMVGINYRDTREKGLEFLSEFGDPFEVNIFDPDGSLGFDLGVYGAPETFLVDADGVIRYHHKGYVSPEDVRERILPEVEKWR; encoded by the coding sequence ATGACCCGGCGGTTGCTGCTCCTACTGTTACCAGTAGGCTTTATTGGTATTGCGCTGTTTCTTTATCAAGGGTTGGGGATTAATCCCTCTGATCGGGATTCGGCGCTCATGGCGCGTGAATTCCCGGCGTTTGAAGCCAGTACACTGCGCGATGAGAATCGTCGGGTAGATCAAACGTTGCTGACAGGCGAGGTTACCCTGGTCAATGTCTGGGGCGAATGGTGTCCTGCCTGTAAGCAAGAGATGCCACAGTTATTGGAGTTGGCGGACAATAATATTCGTATGGTAGGTATCAACTATCGCGATACCCGCGAAAAAGGGCTGGAGTTCTTAAGCGAGTTTGGCGACCCCTTTGAGGTCAATATTTTTGACCCCGATGGCAGCCTTGGCTTTGACCTTGGTGTCTACGGTGCGCCGGAGACCTTTTTAGTCGATGCCGACGGTGTTATTCGCTATCACCATAAAGGCTATGTATCGCCTGAAGATGTTCGCGAACGTATCTTGCCGGAGGTGGAAAAATGGCGTTAA
- a CDS encoding heme lyase CcmF/NrfE family subunit — protein MFIKMIPEIGHFALVIALLMAIVQAIMPLVGAATRRPLWMAYGRPMAAGQFFFVAIAYICLTTSYMLDDFSVANVANNSNSLLPWYYKFSAVWGNHEGSVLLWSLMLAGWGCAASIFSGDLPRDMVARVQGVMGMVCVGFLLFILMTSNPFERLLPNMPQDGADLNPLLQDFGLIVHPPMLYMGYVGFSVVFAFAIAALLGGRLDAAWTRWARPWTNLAWAFLTVGIALGSWWAYYELGWGGWWFWDPVENASLLPWLTGTALMHSLAVTEKRGSFKSWSVLLAISTFSLSLLGTFLVRSGVLTSVHAFANDPSRGFFILMLLTITVTLSLLVFALRAPRVSHKVGFNWLSRDSLLLINNILLVIMTVTVLLGTVYPLILDSMGLGKISVGPPYFNALFVPLTVVMCIFMGLGPMARWKGMAAGELVRKLWLAGAVSLILGAAVPLLYSGEWNLWVALGIISALWIVLPIVRDLFDKTRHASSFGAGLRKLSLAYWGMVLGHVGIAVTIVGVAIVSNYNIERNVRMSPGTTVEVAGYQFTMTELTSRRGPNFLADTSIIQVQRGESGRSFVMRPEKRLYLATGMPMTQVALRPGLFRDLYVAMGEDLEDGSYAMRIQYKPFVRWLWLGGLLMAFGGILAIIDKRYRRVTARSTAPATAGQVSSKEATA, from the coding sequence ATGTTCATTAAAATGATTCCAGAAATTGGCCACTTTGCCCTGGTTATTGCCCTGCTAATGGCGATTGTGCAGGCGATTATGCCCCTGGTTGGGGCGGCTACGCGTCGGCCGTTATGGATGGCCTATGGCCGGCCAATGGCGGCAGGTCAGTTTTTCTTTGTCGCGATTGCCTATATCTGCCTAACGACAAGCTACATGTTAGATGACTTTAGTGTTGCTAACGTTGCCAATAACTCTAACTCACTGCTGCCCTGGTACTATAAATTTAGCGCGGTGTGGGGTAACCATGAAGGCTCGGTGCTGCTTTGGAGCTTGATGCTGGCGGGCTGGGGCTGCGCGGCATCGATCTTCTCAGGTGACTTGCCGCGAGACATGGTCGCACGTGTCCAAGGCGTTATGGGGATGGTATGCGTTGGCTTCCTGCTGTTTATTTTAATGACCTCAAATCCCTTCGAGCGTCTGTTACCAAACATGCCGCAGGATGGTGCTGATCTGAACCCGCTACTTCAGGATTTTGGCCTGATCGTACACCCACCGATGCTTTATATGGGCTATGTGGGCTTTTCTGTCGTCTTTGCTTTTGCTATTGCTGCGCTTTTGGGTGGTCGTTTGGACGCTGCCTGGACCCGCTGGGCACGTCCCTGGACGAATCTAGCTTGGGCATTCCTTACCGTGGGTATCGCCTTGGGTAGCTGGTGGGCTTACTACGAGCTTGGCTGGGGCGGCTGGTGGTTCTGGGATCCGGTCGAGAACGCATCGCTGCTGCCTTGGCTTACGGGTACTGCGCTGATGCACTCTTTGGCAGTGACAGAAAAGCGCGGCTCGTTTAAAAGTTGGTCGGTACTGTTGGCGATTTCGACTTTCTCGCTTTCACTGTTGGGCACTTTCTTGGTGCGCTCCGGCGTACTGACATCGGTACACGCTTTTGCCAATGACCCATCTCGTGGCTTCTTTATACTGATGCTGCTGACGATTACGGTGACCCTCTCGCTGTTGGTATTTGCACTGCGTGCGCCACGGGTAAGTCACAAAGTTGGTTTTAACTGGCTTTCCCGCGACTCTCTGCTGCTAATCAACAATATCCTGCTGGTCATTATGACGGTCACTGTATTGTTGGGAACGGTGTATCCGTTAATTCTCGATTCCATGGGGCTGGGTAAAATCAGCGTAGGGCCTCCTTACTTTAACGCGCTATTTGTACCGCTAACGGTTGTGATGTGTATCTTCATGGGCCTTGGCCCCATGGCTCGTTGGAAAGGAATGGCTGCTGGTGAGCTAGTCCGCAAGCTATGGTTGGCGGGAGCGGTATCACTGATTCTAGGCGCAGCAGTACCGCTGCTGTATAGCGGAGAGTGGAACCTTTGGGTGGCTTTAGGCATTATTTCAGCGCTCTGGATTGTACTGCCCATAGTGCGCGATTTATTTGATAAGACCCGCCATGCAAGCTCGTTTGGGGCTGGCCTTCGCAAGCTTTCACTTGCCTATTGGGGCATGGTGTTAGGGCATGTTGGTATTGCGGTCACCATCGTGGGAGTGGCCATCGTTTCCAACTACAATATCGAGCGCAACGTCCGCATGTCGCCAGGAACCACGGTAGAGGTCGCTGGCTACCAGTTCACCATGACCGAGCTGACTAGCCGTCGTGGACCTAACTTCTTGGCAGACACTTCGATTATCCAGGTACAGCGTGGCGAATCAGGGCGTAGCTTTGTGATGCGTCCTGAGAAGCGCCTTTATCTGGCTACCGGTATGCCAATGACCCAGGTAGCCCTACGGCCAGGCTTGTTCCGTGACCTTTATGTTGCCATGGGAGAGGACCTGGAAGACGGTAGCTACGCCATGCGTATTCAATATAAACCGTTTGTTCGCTGGCTATGGTTGGGGGGTTTGCTAATGGCATTTGGCGGCATCCTGGCCATTATCGATAAGCGCTATCGCCGTGTAACTGCGCGCAGTACAGCGCCCGCAACTGCTGGCCAAGTGTCGTCGAAGGAGGCTACAGCATGA
- the ccmE gene encoding cytochrome c maturation protein CcmE, whose amino-acid sequence MTPKRKQKLFVILGLVSLTAIAVGLTLYALRANINLFFSPVQIAQGNAPIERQIRAGGMVKEGSVYRDRESLDVEFTVTDYVDDLNVYYSGILPDLFREGQGVVVVGELQADGRFRADKVLARHDENYMPPEVAQALEEAGYSPADFQAKAAKVGERLEQQGVPHASEY is encoded by the coding sequence ATGACGCCTAAACGTAAACAAAAGCTGTTTGTTATTTTGGGGTTAGTATCACTAACGGCGATTGCCGTTGGGCTAACGCTCTATGCGCTGCGCGCTAATATCAATTTATTTTTTAGTCCGGTTCAAATTGCTCAAGGTAATGCACCTATTGAGCGTCAGATTCGGGCGGGTGGGATGGTGAAAGAGGGGTCGGTTTATCGCGACCGGGAAAGTCTCGATGTTGAGTTTACGGTAACCGACTACGTCGATGACCTTAATGTTTACTACAGCGGTATTTTGCCGGACCTGTTTCGTGAAGGGCAGGGTGTTGTCGTGGTTGGTGAGTTGCAGGCGGACGGACGTTTCCGTGCCGACAAGGTGTTAGCACGCCACGACGAAAACTACATGCCTCCTGAAGTCGCCCAAGCGCTGGAGGAGGCTGGTTACTCACCTGCCGACTTCCAAGCGAAAGCGGCTAAGGTTGGTGAGCGGTTGGAGCAGCAAGGCGTTCCACACGCTAGCGAATACTAA
- the ccmD gene encoding heme exporter protein CcmD yields MVFSSVNEFLAMGGHGPYVWSAWGVTALLFLVIVWHARLERRQLLRGLKRRARRENQAASYPHGSAQAPVKPAQGDVHHDA; encoded by the coding sequence ATGGTCTTCTCCTCAGTTAATGAATTTCTCGCTATGGGTGGCCATGGGCCGTACGTATGGTCTGCCTGGGGCGTTACTGCGTTGTTATTTCTGGTAATTGTGTGGCATGCGCGGTTAGAGCGCCGCCAGTTGCTTCGAGGCTTGAAGCGTCGCGCGCGACGCGAAAACCAAGCTGCAAGCTATCCACATGGATCAGCGCAGGCACCGGTTAAACCTGCTCAAGGGGACGTTCACCATGACGCCTAA
- a CDS encoding heme ABC transporter permease has product MWAFINKLRSPKWFYAISAKLQPWFWALAALLLLTGTLWGLAFAPADYQQGNSFRIIYVHVPAAFLAQSIFVSMAIAGLVFMVWKIKIADMAATVMAPLGAAMTFVALFSGAVWGVPTWGTWWMWDARLTSMLILLFLYLGVIALRGAFSSRDSGSRAASVLTMVGVINIPIIKYSVDWWYTLHQPATFTITGRAAMPMEMWAPLLIMVLGFYSFFIGLTLMRTRSEILRREANKRWVRDLIEELR; this is encoded by the coding sequence ATGTGGGCCTTTATTAACAAACTGAGATCACCCAAGTGGTTTTATGCTATTAGTGCCAAGCTACAGCCCTGGTTTTGGGCATTAGCGGCGCTGCTTTTGCTAACGGGCACACTTTGGGGGCTGGCGTTTGCGCCTGCGGACTACCAGCAGGGCAATAGCTTCAGAATTATTTATGTCCATGTGCCAGCTGCTTTTTTGGCGCAGTCGATTTTCGTTTCCATGGCCATTGCTGGGCTAGTGTTTATGGTGTGGAAAATTAAAATCGCTGATATGGCTGCCACTGTCATGGCTCCTCTAGGCGCGGCGATGACGTTTGTTGCGCTATTTTCCGGCGCTGTATGGGGCGTGCCTACGTGGGGCACATGGTGGATGTGGGATGCCCGCCTTACCTCCATGCTGATTTTACTGTTTTTGTACTTGGGTGTTATCGCGCTGCGTGGGGCGTTTAGTAGTCGTGATAGTGGCTCCCGAGCGGCCTCAGTGCTGACAATGGTAGGCGTCATTAATATTCCGATTATTAAGTACTCTGTTGACTGGTGGTACACGCTCCACCAGCCCGCCACTTTTACTATTACCGGCCGTGCAGCCATGCCCATGGAGATGTGGGCACCGTTGTTAATCATGGTACTGGGGTTTTATAGCTTTTTTATTGGATTAACCCTGATGCGCACTCGAAGCGAAATTTTACGCCGTGAAGCCAATAAGCGCTGGGTACGTGATCTAATAGAGGAGTTACGTTAA
- the ccmB gene encoding heme exporter protein CcmB, with product MPVHDPKGGLLIALNATLKRDMMLMLRRRGEVLNPLVFFALVITLFPIGISPDPELLAVIAPGLLWVAALLAALLSLDSLFRSDYEDGSLEQLLLAPQPLAALGLAKVAVHWLLTGLPLALMAPLLGIMLSLPTGSYAVLALSLALGTASLSLIGAIGAALTVGLARGGVLLSLLVLPLYIPVLIFGAGAVQAAIMGDGVTAHLAILGALLAVALMLAPWAIAASLRISING from the coding sequence ATGCCTGTGCATGATCCTAAAGGGGGGCTTTTAATTGCCCTTAATGCCACGCTAAAACGTGACATGATGCTGATGCTTCGCCGCCGCGGTGAGGTGTTAAACCCGCTGGTGTTTTTTGCGCTGGTAATTACCTTGTTTCCGATTGGTATTTCACCAGACCCTGAGCTGCTGGCGGTTATTGCACCGGGCCTATTATGGGTAGCGGCACTGCTGGCGGCACTGCTCTCTTTGGATAGCCTATTTCGCAGTGATTATGAGGATGGCAGTTTAGAACAACTACTCTTGGCGCCGCAGCCCTTAGCAGCGCTGGGGTTGGCAAAGGTGGCCGTTCATTGGTTGCTTACCGGCCTGCCACTAGCGCTTATGGCACCGCTGCTGGGTATTATGTTGTCTTTACCCACGGGTAGTTACGCCGTATTAGCGCTTTCACTGGCGCTTGGAACGGCCAGCCTGAGCTTAATTGGTGCGATTGGCGCAGCGCTAACCGTCGGGTTAGCACGCGGCGGCGTACTGCTTTCTTTGCTGGTACTGCCTCTTTATATTCCGGTGCTTATTTTTGGTGCAGGCGCCGTACAGGCGGCCATCATGGGGGATGGGGTAACAGCGCACTTGGCAATTCTAGGCGCGCTGTTGGCTGTGGCTTTAATGCTAGCGCCCTGGGCTATCGCCGCTTCACTACGTATCAGCATCAACGGTTAA
- the ccmA gene encoding cytochrome c biogenesis heme-transporting ATPase CcmA yields the protein MSLCLQARQLACERDDRWLFEGLDLDIQSGEIVRIEGPNGSGKTTLLKILSGQLSDYHGELYWNGSLMHDVREHFLANLLYLGHAPGVKAGLSPLENLAWYQALSGEQGSEAQREEALSKVGLRGFEDVPAGQLSAGQQRRIALARLTLTPRALWVLDEPFTAIDRHGVAALEAQLVAHASAGGCVLVTTHHELTASPVLRRVQLG from the coding sequence TTGAGCCTGTGCCTACAAGCCCGACAACTGGCATGTGAACGTGATGACCGCTGGTTATTTGAAGGGCTCGATCTTGATATTCAGAGCGGTGAGATCGTACGCATAGAAGGCCCCAATGGCAGTGGCAAAACGACGTTGCTAAAAATACTCTCGGGCCAGCTAAGCGATTACCATGGCGAGCTTTATTGGAACGGTTCGCTAATGCATGACGTTCGTGAACATTTTCTCGCCAATTTGCTCTATTTAGGCCACGCCCCTGGTGTTAAAGCAGGGCTTTCTCCACTGGAAAACCTTGCTTGGTATCAAGCGCTGAGTGGTGAGCAGGGCTCTGAGGCCCAGCGGGAAGAGGCGTTGAGCAAAGTCGGGCTGCGAGGATTTGAGGATGTTCCGGCGGGCCAGCTTTCCGCTGGCCAGCAACGACGTATAGCGCTGGCAAGGTTAACGCTTACTCCTCGAGCACTTTGGGTACTGGATGAGCCTTTTACAGCGATTGACCGCCACGGTGTTGCGGCGCTTGAAGCGCAGCTTGTCGCACATGCCAGTGCAGGCGGATGTGTACTGGTTACTACACACCACGAGCTAACTGCGTCACCGGTACTTAGAAGAGTACAGCTGGGGTAG